The Bacillus vallismortis genome window below encodes:
- the tcyP gene encoding L-cystine transporter TcyP encodes METLLVVLHVFILLLLILGLFAMQKKHVSFSKRVFTALGLGIVFGFALQLIYGPTSNIVIQTADWFNIAGGGYVKLLQMVVMPLVFISILGAFTKLKLTKNLGKISGLIIGILVATTAVAAAVGIASALSFDLQAIQVDQGDTELSRGQELEQKSEDMAAKTLPQQIVELLPGNPFLDFTGARPTSTIAVVIFAAFLGMAFLGVKRKQPEQAETFKKLVDAVYAIVMRVVTLILRLTPYGVLAIMTKTIATSDIDSILKLGMFVIASYAALIAMFIIHLLMLTLSGLNPIVYLKKALPVLIFAFTSRSSAGALPLNIKTQRSLGVSEGIANFAGSFGLSIGQNGCAGIYPAMLAMMIAPTIGQNPFDPVFLITVIAVVAISSFGVAGVGGGATFAALLVLSSLNMPVALAGLLISIEPLIDMGRTALNVSGSMTSGLITSKITKEIDSNVFNDQSRVIEAEEA; translated from the coding sequence TTGGAGACTTTACTAGTCGTATTACACGTATTTATTTTATTGTTACTTATCTTAGGGCTTTTTGCTATGCAGAAAAAACACGTTTCCTTCTCCAAACGTGTATTTACTGCGCTGGGGCTGGGGATTGTATTCGGATTTGCGCTTCAGCTGATTTACGGCCCGACTTCAAATATAGTCATTCAAACAGCCGACTGGTTTAATATTGCCGGGGGCGGATATGTCAAATTGCTTCAAATGGTTGTTATGCCGCTCGTCTTTATTTCAATTCTCGGTGCATTTACAAAGCTGAAGCTGACAAAAAATCTTGGGAAAATCAGCGGTTTAATTATCGGGATTTTAGTTGCAACAACAGCTGTAGCTGCAGCTGTCGGTATTGCGTCCGCGCTCTCTTTTGATTTGCAGGCGATCCAAGTCGACCAAGGAGATACTGAACTTTCACGGGGGCAGGAGCTTGAGCAGAAATCAGAGGATATGGCAGCGAAAACATTGCCGCAGCAGATTGTTGAACTGCTGCCGGGAAACCCGTTTTTAGATTTTACAGGAGCTAGACCGACTTCAACGATCGCTGTCGTGATTTTTGCTGCTTTCCTTGGAATGGCATTCCTCGGCGTAAAACGTAAACAGCCGGAACAGGCAGAAACATTTAAAAAGCTGGTTGATGCCGTTTATGCCATTGTCATGCGTGTCGTCACCCTCATTTTGCGCCTGACGCCTTATGGAGTGTTGGCGATTATGACCAAAACGATCGCGACGAGTGATATTGACAGCATTTTAAAACTAGGTATGTTTGTAATTGCTTCGTATGCCGCGTTAATCGCAATGTTTATCATTCATTTGCTGATGCTGACGCTCAGCGGCTTGAACCCGATCGTTTATTTGAAAAAAGCGCTCCCTGTACTTATATTTGCATTTACATCACGATCCAGCGCGGGTGCTTTGCCACTGAATATTAAAACACAGAGAAGCTTGGGTGTGTCGGAAGGAATCGCTAACTTTGCAGGTTCGTTCGGTCTTTCGATTGGCCAAAATGGATGCGCCGGCATTTATCCTGCGATGCTGGCGATGATGATTGCCCCGACGATCGGCCAGAATCCGTTTGATCCGGTGTTTCTCATCACAGTTATCGCAGTCGTTGCCATCAGCTCCTTCGGTGTTGCCGGAGTTGGCGGCGGAGCGACATTCGCGGCGCTTCTTGTTTTATCATCATTAAATATGCCTGTCGCGCTCGCCGGTTTATTAATCTCAATCGAACCGTTAATCGACATGGGGCGTACTGCTTTGAATGTCAGCGGCAGTATGACATCAGGTCTTATTACGAGTAAGATCACAAAGGAAATTGATTCAAATGTATTCAATGATCAATCCAGAGTGATTGAAGCTGAAGAAGCGTAA